In the Deinococcus metalli genome, GTCTCGCGGTCTTTCTTCTCGGTGGCGCGGTCGGGTCTGGCGGGACCGCCGTGCGCGTGCTGGGCGTCCACGCCGACCGCGTCGATCACGCAGTCCGCGCCCACGTCGCCGGTCAGTCTCAGCACGGCCTGGACCGGGTCCTCGTGCTCGAAGTTCACGGTCTCCGCGCCGTTCTCGCGGGCCTTGGCCAGGCGGTCGTCCAGGCGGTCCACCGCGATGATCCGCGTGGCGCCCCGCAGCTTCGCGCTGATGATCGCAAACTGCCCGACCGGTCCGCAGCCCAGCACCACGACCACGCTGCCAGTCGTGACGCCCGCGAGTTCCGCGCCGAAGTACGCGGTGGGGAAGATGTCCGACAGCAAGATGGCCTGCTCGTCCGAAACGTTGTCCGGCAGCTTGATCAGGCTGGAATTCGCGTGCAGGATACGCGCCTTCTCGGCCTGGAGGCCCTGCAGCGGACCGGACTCCTTCGGGCCGCCGTAGAAGGCGGTGCCGGCGGCCGGGCCGTTCGGGTTGGCGTTATCGCACTGCGCGGTGTTCCCCTGACGGCACTGGGGGCAGGAGCCGCACGACACGGTCGAGGGAATCACCACGCGGTCACCCGGCGCGAAGTTCCGAACGTCTGTGCCGACCGCCTCGACCACGCCCACGCCCTCGTGGCCCAGGATGGTGCCCGGCACCATGCCGCTCATGGTGCCCCGGATGAAGTGCAGGTCCGTGCCGCAGATCGCGCTGGCCGTCACGCGCACGATGGCGTCCGTGGGCTCCTGGAGGGTGGGCTGCGGCACGTCGTCCACGCGGATATCGCCGATGCCGTGCCACACCACGGCCTTCATGGTCGTCTTCGCTGTGCTCATGGGGCCTCCTGATAGTCCGCCGGCGGCGGGCCCGTTGGCAGGCATTGTCCCTGCGGGGGCGGCGGCGCGGATCAGGCGGGCGTTCACGGGGAATTGGCGAAGTCCTGCGCGGACATTGAGCGCGCTGTCATCCCGGGGCTGATGGGCACAGTGCAGGACGGAGCCGGGCAAGAATCCAGACAGAGGGCGCGTCCTATCATCGTGCCAGGATGACCGTCACGAACCGGACCCCAGGCACGGGCGACGAGTGGCTGGCCCGCCTGGAGAACGCGTGGGCAGAGCGGGAGCGCGACCGGGCCCGCAGCGTGGCCGACGCGGCGGGCGCGCGCCGCTGGCTGGAGGGCCACCCGCCCACCCCGCCGGTCGAGGCGGCCGCGCACGTGCTGGACGCCTACGCGAGCTGGCGCTCGGGGCGCATGGTCGAGGCCCTGGAAGGGCTGGAGCCCGTACTGGGACGGGCCGGCGTGCGGGACGTGTGGGTGTGCCGGGCCCTGAACATCCGCATTGCGCTGGGCTTCGAGATCGGTGAGGTGGCGCAGAGCATGGCGCTGGTCGAGGAGCAGCTGGCCCTGTGCCGCGCGCTGGGCGAGACGGAGATCGAGGCCTGCACCCTGCACGACATCGGCGTGATGCACAACGATCACGGCACGAAACAGGGCCGGCCATACCTCCTCCAGGCGCTGGAGAGTTTCCGGCATGCGGACAACATCGAAGGGCAGGCGTTCGCGCACCTGAACCTCGCCACCGCCGCCGTACTGGCCGGAGCGCCCGACGAGGCCCGCACGCACCTGGAGTGCGCCCGCACGCTCGGGGAGCGCCGCGGCCTGCCCTACGTGCACACAATGGCGCTGGCCCAGCAGGGCGCGCTGGAGGCCGGCAGCGATCCGGTCCGCGCCGAGGCGCTGCTGCGAAGCGCCCTGCACCGGCAGTCGCTGCACGACGACCGGCCCATGTGGGAGGCCGCGGACCCCCTGGCCAGGCTCCTGATGGCCCAGGCGCGGTACACGGAGGCCCGGGAGCTGCTGAGCGGCTTTCTGGAGGCGGCCCAGGCCGCGCGGCTGCGCTCCATGGCCATGCACGCGCACGCGCTGCTGGCCGACATCCACGAGGCCCTGGACCAGCCGGCCGAGGCGCTGGGTCACCTGCGGGCGCACGTGCAGGCCTACCGCGCGCTGCGCGACGAGGAGCACGATCGGCGGGTCAGCGCGCTGGAGGTCATGCACCGCACAGAGCTGATGCGGGCCCAGGCCGAGGCCGGCCAGCGCCGCGCCGACGAACTCGGTCGCCTGAGCCAGACCGACGACCTGACCGGCCTGCCCAACCGCCGCCACCTGCTCGACGAAGGCCCCCGGCTCCTGCGCGAGCGGCCCGGCGCTGTGGCGATC is a window encoding:
- a CDS encoding zinc-dependent alcohol dehydrogenase — translated: MSTAKTTMKAVVWHGIGDIRVDDVPQPTLQEPTDAIVRVTASAICGTDLHFIRGTMSGMVPGTILGHEGVGVVEAVGTDVRNFAPGDRVVIPSTVSCGSCPQCRQGNTAQCDNANPNGPAAGTAFYGGPKESGPLQGLQAEKARILHANSSLIKLPDNVSDEQAILLSDIFPTAYFGAELAGVTTGSVVVVLGCGPVGQFAIISAKLRGATRIIAVDRLDDRLAKARENGAETVNFEHEDPVQAVLRLTGDVGADCVIDAVGVDAQHAHGGPARPDRATEKKDRETVQQVAPDAKPTRGGQWVPGDAPTQALEWAVEMVRKAGQIGIIGVYSPSVEKYPLGKAMNKNLTVRMGNCNHRTHIPKLLEYVAAGVVDPTTIITEHEHIEDAISAYEAFDKRQPGWIKVELHPQA
- a CDS encoding GGDEF domain-containing protein translates to MTVTNRTPGTGDEWLARLENAWAERERDRARSVADAAGARRWLEGHPPTPPVEAAAHVLDAYASWRSGRMVEALEGLEPVLGRAGVRDVWVCRALNIRIALGFEIGEVAQSMALVEEQLALCRALGETEIEACTLHDIGVMHNDHGTKQGRPYLLQALESFRHADNIEGQAFAHLNLATAAVLAGAPDEARTHLECARTLGERRGLPYVHTMALAQQGALEAGSDPVRAEALLRSALHRQSLHDDRPMWEAADPLARLLMAQARYTEARELLSGFLEAAQAARLRSMAMHAHALLADIHEALDQPAEALGHLRAHVQAYRALRDEEHDRRVSALEVMHRTELMRAQAEAGQRRADELGRLSQTDDLTGLPNRRHLLDEGPRLLRERPGAVAIIDIDHFKAVNDRYGHETGDRVLHAFAARLRRELPGAFVARSGGEEFVALFPGLAVPDAHVCLDTLRRQRSAPGPLPDVTFTAGVTPCPDGDLQDALRRADTLLYRGKATGRDRVVPDDGGVE